A window from Borrelia sp. P9F1 encodes these proteins:
- a CDS encoding tetratricopeptide repeat protein: protein MMSKIFPLKIILFIFSYSGFLIAQEREDSLLLYREGRFQEAIVNTQEELSRNPTNLDARVILIWSLIGTGKYKRAELESMQGLTIKRYDSRIIQALGESYFFQKQYKNALKYFQEYIGLDPNGARIAKVYTLMADSFYKLERYNESDFAYENALRFLPNNQNLLLKLAKARVSSKNKILAKKTLTTLLDLNPSHLEAKKLLEDIEKSNNNS, encoded by the coding sequence ATGATGAGTAAAATATTTCCTCTGAAAATAATCTTATTTATCTTTTCATATTCAGGGTTTTTGATTGCACAAGAGAGAGAGGATTCGCTTTTATTGTACAGAGAAGGCCGGTTTCAAGAGGCTATTGTAAATACTCAAGAAGAATTAAGTCGGAATCCAACCAATCTGGATGCAAGGGTGATACTTATATGGAGTCTGATAGGGACAGGTAAATATAAGAGAGCCGAACTGGAATCTATGCAGGGACTTACAATAAAGAGATATGATTCAAGAATAATTCAAGCGTTGGGGGAGTCTTATTTTTTTCAAAAGCAGTACAAAAATGCACTCAAATATTTTCAAGAATACATTGGCCTTGATCCAAATGGAGCAAGAATAGCGAAGGTATACACTCTGATGGCAGATTCTTTCTACAAACTTGAAAGGTATAATGAATCCGATTTTGCATATGAGAACGCTCTAAGATTCTTGCCAAATAATCAAAATTTGCTGTTAAAACTTGCAAAAGCAAGAGTGAGTTCAAAAAACAAAATTTTAGCAAAAAAAACTCTGACAACATTACTAGACTTAAACCCCAGTCATCTGGAAGCAAAAAAGTTACTAGAAGATATTGAAAAAAGTAACAATAATTCTTGA
- a CDS encoding polymer-forming cytoskeletal protein, protein MSVDSLEFEETNTQNVIKGNFEFEGYIESNKPIIIEGLLKGLIKSTSSVYLREKANVEAEIKCNNFLTHGTMKGNVEASDVIKIYKTGKLIGNIKTKELFIDSGAIFKGNCVMGDE, encoded by the coding sequence ATGAGCGTAGACAGTCTAGAATTTGAAGAAACTAATACTCAGAACGTCATAAAAGGTAATTTCGAATTTGAGGGTTATATAGAAAGCAATAAGCCAATAATAATTGAAGGTTTACTTAAGGGTTTGATAAAATCTACAAGTTCAGTATATTTAAGAGAAAAAGCTAATGTGGAGGCGGAAATTAAGTGCAACAATTTCTTAACTCATGGAACAATGAAAGGCAATGTTGAAGCCTCAGATGTGATAAAAATTTACAAAACTGGAAAATTAATTGGCAATATTAAAACGAAAGAACTTTTCATAGATTCGGGCGCGATATTTAAAGGAAATTGTGTAATGGGGGACGAATGA
- a CDS encoding Bax inhibitor-1/YccA family protein: MFELTQDKQEIRIKNKFLAQVFGLMAIGLLISAVFAYTTSENVVMRSIIFSNPMSFMAIILVQFGLVYAISGAIEKISSSTATALFLGYSALTGVTLSSVFLIYTQGSVFYTFGITSLTFLAMSFYGYTTSTDLTKMGSYFIMGLWGIIIASIFNIFFRSSGLNFLISIIGVVLFTGLTAYDVQNISKMNRMLEDGTELKNRMVVVASLKLYLDFINLFLYLLRFLGQRRD, encoded by the coding sequence ATGTTTGAATTAACCCAAGATAAACAAGAGATAAGAATAAAAAATAAATTCTTGGCTCAAGTTTTTGGACTAATGGCAATTGGCCTTTTAATATCTGCAGTATTTGCCTACACAACATCCGAGAATGTAGTCATGAGGTCCATAATCTTCTCAAATCCAATGTCATTTATGGCAATAATACTTGTCCAGTTCGGCCTTGTTTACGCAATAAGCGGTGCAATTGAGAAAATATCAAGTAGCACAGCAACAGCTCTTTTTTTAGGGTACTCAGCGTTAACGGGTGTAACACTATCCTCTGTCTTCTTAATATACACACAGGGTTCTGTTTTTTATACCTTCGGAATTACTTCTTTAACATTCCTTGCAATGTCCTTTTACGGATACACAACTAGTACAGACCTTACGAAAATGGGAAGTTACTTTATCATGGGGTTGTGGGGTATTATTATCGCTTCTATTTTCAATATTTTCTTCAGGAGCTCGGGGCTTAATTTTCTAATTTCAATAATAGGAGTAGTGTTGTTCACAGGCTTAACGGCTTATGATGTTCAAAATATCTCTAAGATGAACAGAATGCTGGAGGATGGAACCGAACTTAAAAATAGAATGGTAGTTGTAGCTTCCTTGAAGCTCTATCTAGATTTCATAAACTTATTCCTGTACTTGCTAAGATTTTTAGGACAGAGAAGAGACTGA
- the fusA gene encoding elongation factor G, producing MDYKKLRNIGISAHIDSGKTTLTERILFYCNKIHAIHEVKGKDGVGATMDSMELERERGITIASAATHVEWKGNPINIIDTPGHVDFTIEVERSLRVLDGAILVLDSVAGVQSQSITVDRQLKRYNVPRLAFVNKCDKTGANPHNVKEQLREKLDLNSVLMQLPIGLEDKHLGVVDLILMKAYYFEGKDGTEIVEKEIPAEILDEAKEKREIMLDALADFNDELMELHMEGKDVSEVVIYDAIRTGTLALKLCPVFMGSAYKNKGVQLLLDAVTKFLPSPHDVKNVALDINDNEKEVDLKTDDNLPTVALAFKLEDGQYGQLTYVRIYQGILKKGQELVNSRTSRKFKVGRLIRMHANNTEDIDFGCSGDIVALFGIECASGDTFCDPSINYSMTSMYIPDPVISLSVKPRDKKSADNMAKALGRFTKEDPTFRTYVDPESGETIIQGMGELHLEVYIERMKREFKAEVDTGMPQVAYRETITGRSEFNYTHKKQSGGAGQFGRVAGFMEPLDTEEQTYEFVNLIKGGVIPTEYIPSCDKGFQKAMEKGTLIGFPIVGIKITINDGQYHIVDSSDIAFQLAAIGAFREAYNKARPTILEPIMRVTLEGPTEFQGNMFGLLNQRRGIILGSLEEGSFSKVEAEVPLSEMFGFSTVLRSSTQGKAEFSMEFLRYGKVPSVIFDELCKKFNEGNK from the coding sequence ATGGACTATAAAAAGCTGCGAAACATAGGTATCAGTGCTCACATTGATTCAGGAAAAACTACACTTACGGAACGTATTCTTTTTTATTGTAACAAAATTCATGCCATTCATGAAGTTAAGGGAAAGGATGGGGTTGGCGCAACAATGGATTCGATGGAACTTGAAAGAGAAAGAGGGATTACAATAGCATCGGCTGCAACTCATGTTGAATGGAAGGGAAATCCGATAAACATTATTGACACTCCGGGTCACGTTGATTTTACTATTGAAGTTGAACGTTCTCTTAGGGTTTTGGATGGAGCTATACTTGTCCTTGATTCTGTAGCAGGTGTCCAATCTCAATCAATTACGGTTGATAGACAGTTGAAAAGATATAATGTGCCACGCCTTGCATTCGTAAATAAATGCGATAAAACTGGGGCAAATCCTCATAATGTGAAGGAGCAGCTCAGAGAAAAGCTTGACTTGAACTCTGTTTTAATGCAACTTCCTATTGGACTTGAAGATAAGCACCTTGGGGTTGTGGATCTCATATTAATGAAGGCTTACTATTTTGAAGGAAAAGATGGAACGGAGATCGTGGAAAAGGAGATTCCTGCTGAAATACTAGATGAGGCAAAAGAAAAACGAGAAATAATGCTTGATGCATTGGCTGATTTTAACGACGAGCTCATGGAACTTCATATGGAAGGGAAGGATGTTAGTGAGGTGGTCATATACGACGCTATTAGAACTGGTACTTTGGCTTTAAAACTCTGCCCTGTATTTATGGGTTCAGCTTACAAGAACAAGGGCGTTCAACTTTTACTTGATGCTGTAACTAAGTTTTTACCTTCTCCTCATGACGTTAAAAATGTAGCACTTGACATAAACGACAATGAAAAAGAAGTTGACCTTAAAACAGACGATAACTTGCCTACTGTAGCACTTGCATTTAAGTTAGAAGATGGTCAGTATGGACAACTGACTTATGTCAGAATATACCAAGGAATTTTAAAAAAAGGACAAGAACTTGTTAATTCAAGAACTTCTAGAAAGTTCAAAGTTGGACGGCTAATTAGAATGCACGCCAATAATACTGAAGATATTGACTTTGGGTGTAGTGGAGACATTGTCGCTCTATTTGGAATAGAATGTGCTTCGGGAGATACTTTTTGTGATCCCTCGATTAATTACTCTATGACATCAATGTATATTCCAGATCCAGTGATATCTCTTTCTGTTAAACCTAGAGATAAAAAATCAGCTGATAATATGGCTAAGGCTCTTGGAAGATTTACAAAAGAGGATCCTACATTTAGGACCTATGTGGACCCTGAGTCGGGTGAAACGATAATACAGGGGATGGGGGAGTTGCACTTAGAGGTCTATATTGAGAGGATGAAGAGAGAATTTAAAGCAGAGGTTGATACGGGTATGCCTCAGGTGGCATACAGAGAAACCATCACGGGAAGGTCAGAGTTTAATTATACGCACAAGAAGCAGTCAGGAGGAGCAGGTCAATTTGGAAGAGTGGCTGGGTTTATGGAACCACTTGACACGGAGGAGCAGACTTACGAATTTGTAAACCTCATAAAGGGTGGAGTAATTCCAACAGAATACATTCCATCCTGTGATAAGGGATTCCAGAAGGCTATGGAAAAGGGAACCTTAATCGGTTTTCCTATTGTCGGTATTAAGATCACAATTAACGATGGTCAATACCACATTGTCGACTCATCTGACATTGCTTTCCAGCTCGCAGCAATTGGAGCCTTCAGAGAAGCTTATAATAAGGCAAGGCCTACTATACTTGAACCGATAATGAGAGTGACTCTTGAAGGACCAACAGAGTTTCAGGGTAACATGTTTGGGCTTCTGAATCAAAGGAGGGGTATAATTTTAGGTTCTCTTGAAGAGGGAAGTTTTTCAAAAGTTGAAGCTGAAGTACCTTTAAGCGAAATGTTTGGATTCTCAACAGTTTTAAGATCTTCTACACAAGGAAAAGCTGAATTTTCGATGGAATTTTTAAGATATGGGAAAGTTCCAAGCGTCATATTTGATGAATTATGTAAAAAATTTAATGAAGGAAACAAATAA
- a CDS encoding KTSC domain-containing protein → MNTLTISHELSKISQVDYDSALSELSVFFKDGRAYKYFKIEPRHFSVISKLVQERKSVGKYLTEHIFNKYDQEKL, encoded by the coding sequence TTGAATACTTTAACAATATCTCATGAGTTGAGCAAAATAAGTCAGGTTGATTACGATTCCGCCTTGTCGGAGCTTTCTGTGTTTTTCAAAGATGGTAGGGCTTATAAATATTTTAAGATTGAACCAAGGCACTTTAGTGTAATATCTAAGCTTGTTCAAGAGAGAAAATCGGTTGGTAAATACTTAACAGAACATATTTTTAACAAGTATGATCAAGAAAAGCTTTAA